In Metopolophium dirhodum isolate CAU chromosome 5, ASM1992520v1, whole genome shotgun sequence, the sequence aaTAATAAATGGTTATGGTTCATTGTTTGTAGAATTAGAAAAGAGAAAAGTTGACCAAGAGTATGGACTGTGCAATTCATCCAGTTTTGAAAATGGTAATGATTTGTTCATTGGATTTTTAGtatgtacataattaaaattgtaaataagtGTAATTAAGAAATACAGGTGTGGTGAACATTcaagttaaaattgttttcataaaaattaagggtaattttaaattcatagtCTACTGTGATGATACAaacctttttatattttgactcattaaaataattcttttgggtattatatcttatataatataatatttctaatttgaGCATTTGTTATGATGGAAAGTCTAGAATCTCAAATTGCTTTTGTACTTCCACTGCCCACAAGACTGTTATATTCTTTGCATAGGCGTGCACAGATTCTAAAAGCATGTATTATCATCGCCCCTTTAGTTGACCATTCTATAAATACAACACATCtaaattttatatatctatttaatattaataaattaaaatatatcgtttttatgtttttgggtattttaatgttttacaatgatgtgttttttttatttttattatctttttgtctgtacacgataagtagtcgaactaatatttgatttttaacttcagtatcttgttcaatgggaaattaattatttatgagtttttgaatttaaaactagTATGATATTGGATTTGCATTggtaaattaacattaatttttgaaattttgttgtaatttaaaaaaagaataattctagataggtacttgaaacaGGTTGGACCTGTGGGACTGGAAcccttaaatacatttttttaggaaCCGAAACCTATATTTTGATGTAGaggttattttggtttttttcagtTCCAAAtccaatagatattttatagtagtaggtataattattagtaataaagttaattatcactacttattagtaataacatataattatataatcattgatctataaaagtttatcaatactaagaaataagaatactattatgtgtacaacagaattgtcataaaacaaattccaaaaatccaaATTCTAATTTCCGTGTAATTTATAACAAGCCTAACCTACCTGCAGTCAATTTTTATTGAATCGCAAATCGCAATTTGCAATAACTAATGtagaatttctaaaaataataacaatttttacgtTTATAAGTGATTCAGAGTTTTTAAGTTGTCTTATAATTGTTTCCTAACTAATATGCCTAATGTGGGTATCGtctattagtttaaaatgtaaatattattaactaataaaataggtaagtatagtaGATTGTAGATACCtagttaagttttaaatatattataatttatttagattttgttAGTCacatacaatatacgtattatatgctagtaatgttttttttaattcttacaatatttataattcaatggtACCTatagtgaaacttccataaacagtcagtaaattattgaataatataatagtatatcttATGGTTTTAgtcttaatgatattatattacctaaactCTGAAATAGACTACACTTAATtaagtacaattaatattagccATTAAATAGAGGTtcttaatatgttaatttttttatacagttcttaattgataaaaataaaataaaaagcaaaagTCAAATATAAAGTGTCAAAACCAATATTAACCGAAACCCAAATttgacattttagaaaaccagaACCGGAACCGAAAGTTTGGATTTTTGAGAACCCAAACCGATAAAATCATAAAGGTTCTAGTCCCTGACTTGAAATGTTGaccaaattttaaaactaaacttTTCCATACATGGTtaaattttgaaacaattttgactatttttgtactatttagTCCTGAGAAATTTTTATGGATGGTATAAATAAGGCTTTGGCTCATGAAAAATCACAGGGCGTGCCTAGGCCTatgcgcacgcctatgattcTTTGGttcaaattaatcaaattattataattttttttaaattaaaatataattatgtgtattgCAGAATCTACCAGTATAACTgagataaatgttattaatccaataaaattttatggttCAAAAGTAAATGAAATTGAATGTCTTGAAAATAATCTGCAGTctgaatttgaaaaattttgtgCTACAAAGAAACCAGTATTATGGCCTGGCATGGCATTTAACTGGGATGTACCAGGTATATATATGATAACTTACTTATTCTGTATAcctgtaaacaattatttgtttacagtaattgttaaatattatgagtCGGGATGTGATACAGAAAGAAAAGTATCGATATTTTTACTTGGTATCAAATTGAAttctaatatttaaagaaaGAATTAATTCTTATggatatcaatttttttatgagtatttagAAGTTGTAAACATGCTAAATGATAGcatatagaaatattatgttttggttataatataaaaagtatcaaTTCTAAATACAGTGaatacaacttttaaattaatgtaaaaaaaaatgaacatttaaacatatatattcataccatgtatattttttgatacaaGTACTTttctttcaataaaattaaaatatcaaaactgtGGTATCATTACTAAAAATGCTTGTATCggaagaaaaaaatcaatagtaTCGCAACATCCCTAATTATGAGGATGTCGTCTCCCTTACATTGGAATTTGTTGTGTGTACTTTGTATAGTTCTATAATCTTATCATTTAatgagttattatattttaatatttcaaattttatgtttattgtcctgaattaacaaaatacatacaaatttgtGTTAATTTGtaggttattatttttcatttaacttaataaataataattaatactatggATTAAGTATATAGCATGTTGTTATTATCACATTTATTATggtagtaatataattttgatttttgattcaaATTAGTTTAGTGTGCTGCTTTGATTACAAATTGGCCCCTTTGGTTAAGGTTTTTTTAAGAGACTTAaatctatgttattattaaacaaatttactaAATGAGACCTCACTTGCACCACATAAACTAAAGTATATCATACTATCATAGTACCACTTAAATGACTTAGGTTCAAATACACTATAAATATTGGTAACTTAATTTGGTAAAGGGTTTAAATTCGGGTATTTTGCAAACATTTTGTCTACAATGACTTCACCAATTGGTAATGAAGATGTCGCCGAAGGCGATGGAGCACTTCGGCAATGCATTATTCTATGCTTCACTAATTCTGAAGGATCATTTGATGCAATATCTAGCACCAAATCCTCTGCCATTGTTCCATCTGCCCACAGTGGTTGAGCACGAACACCTGTAGGACCTCTATTCATTTGTGTAACAGGCAAtgcgttaaataaataaaaatatacttatattattttgttttcgattttactttttaatatcattttgtTTGATGTCTGgaatgtaattttgtatttcttTTAGCTGCTTGGCAGGAAATAAAGACTTGATAGTTTCATTTATGCCAAATTTCATATGTTTTGCCATAAGTTTTTGTACACCATCTAGTTTTAAAAGTCTTATTGTGTTAGAAATACTAACATCATTCCAGCTAAAgacatgaataatatattaatatcacatattttattagttaatttttatttatctgtatTAAAAACCTGTATCCTTCTTGTTTTAGAGCCAGAACTGCATTTGGACCCAAAAACACAGAGCCATCCATTCTTGGGGTAAAATGTACTCCAAGAAATGGTAAACTGGGATCCGGCACCTAAGAagaaagataaataaatttatattatgatgtattgtgtacagattgtattataaaattaaattgatcttTACTGGATATATATTGCCCTTAACGAGATGCGCTTTTTCTTTGCCAAGTAAAAGATATTCACCTCGTACTGGTAAAATGTATGGATCAGCTTTACATCCAGTCATCAATGATAATTTATCAGATTGTAGTCCACCACATGTAATTACATAATCTGCTAATACTTCgttctgtaatttttttttaaatttaaatccaatgaataagaaattatttattttgaactctATAAACATGGCGTATTGTGTTGCTTAAATTTTTAGGCAATAACCCATCCAATAGCGTCAGATAGGTTTTAACACGTACCACGCCATGTCCCTCTCTATTTTTgtgtattacaatacaataaaagtacattttttttagaaattattttgagtgcTCTGTTATGTTTACATTCTTCAAACGATTTcactttaaaattgtaaattatttgaccTCCCAAATTTGCAAAGTCTATTGCATAATGTTGTGTCACTACTGCCCAATCCACAATTCCTGTATGTGGTGAATGAATTGCTCGTACACCCTATAaacatgtaataaaaaattagctAACTAAGTTTTATTGTGACTTATATTGACTTACATTACAATATGGTTCAATGGTCTTGATATCATTtccatttatcaattttatgtcAGGGGTGCCATTTTCTAATCCTCGCTCATACAAgtcatttaaactttttatttgggACTCTTCAGTGGCAACAATGAgttttccacattttttatgaggtatattatttttgacgcAGTATTCATAAGTTTTATAAAGACCTGCAATGCACATTTTTGCTCTCATCGAACCTGGTTTGTAATATATACCTGCATGTATAACTCCGCTGTTGTGTCCGCTTTGATGAACTGATGGTCTATTTTCTTTTTCTACAAGACCTACATGTAAATGCTTATTTCGTGATAATAATGCTCGTGCAGTTGCAAATCCAACAATACCTCCTCCCACAACTAGTACGTCGTAACTATTTTTCTGACCTTTACTATAAAAACGAGTATATGAACTTGTAAATAAGTTTACAATTCCCATTTTCATTGTTGTCATTTGGACTGGTTTCATTTTGGTTAAGGTATAACAGTTGATTCTTAAACAAACAAATaggataacaattattttaactggcttaaaaatgtatgatgttCAATCAATgtgaatgttttattttaatacctgaTAATACATTCAAAtgatgtaaaaatgttttttttattttatattgttatatacataacaaaaacacattttaactttgaattacaaaacttaaattaatgaagagtagcaaataaaaataatttcttatcttTTGTCAACTTTTACACTCAGGGcctaaggtataataataataataatagtattatgtttataagtaGGGCTgggatttatatgtaataaaaaaccaaaaatatgtacatatatatgtaattaaaattgccaaaatatgtagtataaaataaaaattttgtacaaagaaaaatttaaaaaaatacaataaattgatgTTTAATCAATTGTAAGGGATAATTTTTTCTAAGAGTACTACGGTCTGGCATAGatttacctatgtttttttctaaaaattctttGAAATGTGGATTATCTAATTTAGCAAGAGGTATATCTGCCTTAATCATTGCACGAcataattctatattaaaacTACATTTACTTGATGATGATGTAAGAAATTGCTGCTTTGATTGTACTTgtttttttactaattgttCTTTGTTAGATTTATGTTTTGATGTTGAGATATGTTGAGTTATCTGAAATTTTTGAGTAGTTGAAACACTTAATCACACGCATTGCAGTAAAGTACATTATTATCACTCGAAAAAGTTTCGTTAGGAAAATCACggataacatttgaaattttagttGAAATAGATCGAGCTACTTTAGGcattatatttactaatttattattaagtctttagttttaaattataatttataactcgaAATGCAAAGATGTTTTCACTACCACGTGAACACAAGAACTGATAGTCTGTTAGGTACTGTTGTAAattcgtaaatatattttgtcaaataattgtataacataaaGTATAATCTAACATCATTAAGGTATGGTTATCGAACAGAAACAGATAAGATAAACTAAAAtcaagttattaatattatttattttaacctacTTATTTCCTATATGCATTATACACTTACAATTTTCTGAATACCGTTatcaaaatactattatattacaaaaccactgaaattgtcaaaatttacgaaatatgtaaataaaaacgaaaattttacaaagtatgtaaaaatatgtatttatgacgaaatatgtaaaaatatgtaaaataaaatatgtcttatttTATTGCAAATCACGTGAAACGAATTTATCATttgcaataattaatttatcgtgtttcactaaaaatatgtatttacatacaaATCCCAGCCCTATTTATAAGCAATATTCACACTTAATTctgttgattttgttttaatctGTCACTTCATGCTTTCAAATAACACTTTGTTAGTAAGtgtagtacaaaaataaatagtacaaaaaaaaaatataataattacaagtttttaatcGTGGAATATCTTACTTTTTTCTGAAAGTCAAATGAAGTATAAAAATTGGATTTATAGTTGCTATTTTACAtcatatacaaaacaataaaaattatctacacCAAATCCACTTTTTTCTcttcatagtatattattatctttagagATGTGTgctgtaaatttattataatttatatattaaaataatttaccgtaaattttaccaattttttttattagataagaTGTCTTCTCTAGTTCTCTACATCGTATTTTTACCACAGATATCTATATACTAACTAGATAAGGTACtcccacggactaagatataatggactggaaacgacatggtCAGCGGGGGACGGCCACGATAAGGTGTCACTTAGCTGATAATAACAgtgttcttgaagttttcagcgctaccggtggtCTTATTTGGCTACAAAATTTGTATCT encodes:
- the LOC132944297 gene encoding L-2-hydroxyglutarate dehydrogenase, mitochondrial translates to MKPVQMTTMKMGIVNLFTSSYTRFYSKGQKNSYDVLVVGGGIVGFATARALLSRNKHLHVGLVEKENRPSVHQSGHNSGVIHAGIYYKPGSMRAKMCIAGLYKTYEYCVKNNIPHKKCGKLIVATEESQIKSLNDLYERGLENGTPDIKLINGNDIKTIEPYCNGVRAIHSPHTGIVDWAVVTQHYAIDFANLGGQIIYNFKVKSFEECKHNRALKIISKKNNEVLADYVITCGGLQSDKLSLMTGCKADPYILPVRGEYLLLGKEKAHLVKGNIYPVPDPSLPFLGVHFTPRMDGSVFLGPNAVLALKQEGYSWNDVSISNTIRLLKLDGVQKLMAKHMKFGINETIKSLFPAKQLKEIQNYIPDIKQNDIKKGPTGVRAQPLWADGTMAEDLVLDIASNDPSELVKHRIMHCRSAPSPSATSSLPIGEVIVDKMFAKYPNLNPLPN